One stretch of Arachis duranensis cultivar V14167 chromosome 1, aradu.V14167.gnm2.J7QH, whole genome shotgun sequence DNA includes these proteins:
- the LOC107467422 gene encoding acyl-CoA--sterol O-acyltransferase 1-like — protein sequence MIEGEVNNFIMVWMVATATFCYSHAVGKLVTNGGKARLVALFPAIVLLFLLPLRLTSAHLGPPSTFLLGWLSTFKLLLFAFHKGPLSSNPPLSLPYFLILASLPITFQHLKDPNPQTIPDPHNNKTHQIYRLGLMAILSACFFPLYGEKQDSFYPVFTLLLISLHMYVSMELVFGLASVAVSKLLHIKLDPHFDKPYLSTSLQDFWGRRWNIMVNRVLHPTVYDPVVRVSSHVVGRKWAPLPAVMATFAVSGLMHELVFYSFKREKPNTLERWEPSWDSLCFFLIHGACLTMEIGVKKKLGGRWRVPKAVSLPLTVAFVVSTGLWLFVPALARCGAFVKGKRESVAVVDYVRTLALT from the coding sequence ATGATAGAAGGAGAAGTTAACAACTTTATCATGGTATGGATGGTAGCAACAGCCACATTTTGCTACAGCCACGCTGTTGGGAAGCTAGTCACGAATGGCGGCAAAGCAAGGCTCGTGGCTCTGTTCCCAGCCATagtcctcctcttcctcctccccCTCAGGCTCACCTCCGCCCACCTTGGACCCCCCTCCACTTTCCTCCTTGGCTGGCTTTCCACCTTCAAGCTCCTCCTCTTTGCCTTCCACAAAGGCCCTCTATCTTCCAATCCCCCCCTCTCTCTCCCTTACTTTCTAATATTAGCTTCCCTCCCCATCACATTCCAACACCTAAAAGATCCAAACCCTCAAACGATTCCGGATCCCCACAACAACAAAACCCACCAGATATACCGATTAGGTCTCATGGCTATTCTATCTGCTTGTTTTTTTCCTCTCTACGGCGAAAAGCAAGATAGTTTCTACCCAGTCTTCACTTTGTTATTGATTAGTCTCCACATGTACGTTTCAATGGAGCTTGTTTTCGGACTCGCTTCCGTGGCGGTCAGCAAGCTTCTACACATAAAGTTGGATCCTCATTTCGACAAGCCTTATCTGAGTACCTCGCTGCAAGATTTCTGGGGGAGAAGGTGGAACATCATGGTCAACCGTGTGCTGCACCCAACCGTATATGATCCCGTGGTGAGGGTGTCGAGCCACGTGGTGGGGCGGAAGTGGGCCCCATTACCCGCTGTCATGGCAACCTTTGCGGTGTCGGGGTTGATGCACGAGCTTGTGTTCTATAGCTTCAAGCGTGAGAAGCCAAATACACTGGAACGGTGGGAACCATCGTGGGACTCTCTGTGCTTCTTCCTCATACATGGGGCTTGTTTGACTATGGAGATTGGGGTCAAGAAGAAACTGGGAGGGAGGTGGCGGGTGCCAAAGGCGGTGTCGTTGCCGCTGACGGTAGCGTTCGTGGTTTCTACTGGGTTGTGGCTATTTGTGCCGGCGCTTGCAAGGTGTGGAGCGTTTGTGAAGGGCAAAAGAGAGTCAGTTGCTGTCGTTGACTATGTGAGAACGCTTGCTCTTACATAA
- the LOC107467414 gene encoding rho GDP-dissociation inhibitor 1-like — protein sequence MSLAIGVASKSSMGFEDKSNGDATTPDTHHHSGKGATTDDESGDERGQSLSRYKSESSVALTEDEEDDDDREIELGPQCTLKEQLEKDKDDESLRRWKEQLLGSVDMNSVGETLEPEVKILSLAIKVDGRPDIVLPIPETGNPNGSWFTLKEGSHYRLMFTFQVSHNIVSGLKYTNTVWKTGIKVDSTKEMIGTFSPQAEPYTHEMPEETTPSGIFARGSYSAKTKFVDDDNKSYLDITYTFDIRKDWQ from the exons ATGTCTTTGGCCATTGGAGTGGCTTCAAAAAGCAGCATGGGTTTTGAGGACAAGAGCAACGGCGATGCAACTACCCCTGACACGCACCACCACTCCGGCAAAGGTGCCACCACTGACGATGAAAGCGGCGATGAACGAGGCCAGAGTCTCAGTAGGTACAAGAGTGAGAGCTCGGTTGCTCTCACTGAGGACGAAGAAGATGACGACGACAGGGAGATTGAGTTGGGCCCTCAGTGCACCTTGAAAGAGCAGCTCGAGAAGGACAAg GATGACGAGAGCTTGAGGAGGTGGAAGGAACAGCTTCTTGGAAGCGTCGACATGAATTCTGTTGGAG AAACTTTGGAGCCCGAGGTGAAGATCCTGAGCCTTGCAATAAAGGTAGATGGTAGACCTGACATTGTTCTTCCAATACCAGAAACAGGAAATCCCAATGGTTCGTGGTTTACTTTGAAAGAAGGTAGCCATTACAGGCTCATGTTCACTTTCCAGGTTAGCCATAACATAGTTTCAGGTCTCAAATACACCAACACTGTGTGGAAAACTGGTATCAAGG TGGACAGTACCAAAGAGATGATTGGAACATTTAGCCCACAAGCAGAGCCTTACACGCATGAGATGCCAGAAGAGACAACACCATCTGGGATATTTGCTAGAGGGTCATACTCTGCCAAAACTAAG TTTGTTGATGATGACAACAAGTCATACTTGGATATCACCTACACTTTTGATATTCGAAAGGACTGGCAATAG
- the LOC107466307 gene encoding uncharacterized protein LOC107466307 has product MAGIVNLSPPTPILTFRNSSRHRNHLLTQTKPDSIFDHPALRYNGRFFCLFSDNRRQEQARKALEGALSGKKNELEKWDKEIKRREELGGGGDAGGGGWFGWGRYFGWSNDDNFWQEAKYASLTILGITLMYLLIAKGDLLVAVILNPLLYALRGVRNGLGFVTSKVLKNSSPSRQHDFGGFFKKEEYQQASAKENVVRKWASD; this is encoded by the exons ATGGCAGGGATTGTAAACCTAAGCCCGCCAACTCCAATCCTAACTTTCCGCAACTCCTCCCGCCACCGCAACCACTTGTTAACGCAAACAAAGCCTGACTCCATCTTCGACCACCCGGCCCTCCGATATAATGGCAGATTCTTCTGCCTTTTCTCCGACAATCGAAGACAG GAGCAAGCTAGAAAAGCATTAGAAGGTGCTCTGAGTGGGAAGAAGAATGAACTTGAGAAGTGGGACAAAGAAatcaagagaagagaggagCTGGGGGGCGGAGGTGATGCTGGTGGAGGAGGTTGGTTTGGCTGGGGTAGATATTTCGGCTGGTCTAATGATGATAATTTTTGGCAAGAAGCAAAATATGCTTCTCTCACGATCCTTGGTATCACTCTCATG TATCTCCTAATTGCTAAAGGTGATTTGCTTGTTGCTGTCATTTTGAATCCCTTGCTGTATGCACTGCGGGGAGTGAGAAATGGGCTTGGTTTTGTAACATCGAAAGTCTTGAAAAATAGTTCTCCCAGTAGGCAGCATGATTTTGGTGGATTTTTCAAGAAGGAAGAGTATCAGCAGGCTTCTGCTAAAGAGAATGTTGTTAGAAAATGGGCTAGTGACTAG